Proteins from a genomic interval of Watersipora subatra chromosome 10, tzWatSuba1.1, whole genome shotgun sequence:
- the LOC137406070 gene encoding thrombospondin-2-like — MAYHESGCNSDGTRLVCLRWEAVSGCAKLSPGDFLKICKMNDFASTQNKWVGENICETVRGGESYSFGIESVLLGEPKARAISITGYTNGLAQCDPFVSHCSFSGSNDFKLTFQVTPCPTTAAATTTLAPVPSSPRCSCPSWSSWSACSATCGSQAMRTRTRGACSSACTSTQTQSETSLCPGVPANCPVDGRYTGWTQWSSCPVTCGGSEQTRSRTCSMPSPRFGGATCNGLSNERKPCALAGCPAGGSGSGAGGSGAGGSSSRGRGVNRRARRRGQQRGRNRGCRRRGGLEGCRNSRRQGKRRQ, encoded by the exons ATGGCCTACCATGAATCCGGCTGCAACTCGGATGGCACAAGGCTTGTTTGTCTAAGGTGGGAAGCCGTCTCTGGATGCGCCAAACTCTCGCCTGGTGATTTCCTCAAAATCTGCAAAATGAATG ACTTTGCTTCAACACAAAACAAATGGGTTGGAGAAAACATTTGTGAAACTGTTCGTGGAGGTGAATCGTACAGTTTTGGAATCGAAAGTGTCTTATTAGGTGAACCTAAAG CAAGGGCAATTAGCATCACAGGATATACCAACGGACTGGCCCAGTGTGACCCGTTTGTAAGCCATTGCTCATTCTCTGGCTCAAATGATTTCAAGCTGACGTTTCAAGTGACCCCATGCCCTACAACAGCGGCTGCCACTACTACATTAGCACCAGTTCCATCTTCACCCAGATGTTCTTGCCCAAGCTGGTCTAGCTGGAGTGCATGCAGTGCGACTTGTGGCTCTCAGGCTATGAGAACCAGAACAAGAGGTGCCTGCTCGTCTGCCTGCACATCAACGCAGACACAGAGCGAAACTAGTCTTTGTCCAGGTGTACCA GCTAACTGCCCAGTTGATGGCCGATACACGGGATGGACTCAATGGTCTTCATGCCCTGTGACATGTGGTGGGAGTGAACAGACCAGAAGCCGAACATGTTCTATGCCTTCCCCACGATTTGGTGGGGCAACTTGCAACGGGCTGTCGAACGAAAGAAAACCCTGCGCATTG GCTGGCTGTCCAGCCGGCGGCTCTGGCAGCGGTGCAGGAGGAAGTGGTGCCGGTGGCAGCAGTTCGAGAGGTAGGGGTGTGAACAGACGCGCTAGAAGGCGCGGCCAACAAAGAGGACGTAATAGAGGTTGTAGAAGGAGAGGAGGTTTAGAAGGCTGCAGGAATTCTCGGCGTCAAGGCAAAAGGCGACAATAG
- the LOC137407179 gene encoding uncharacterized protein, whose translation MDDIIKTTPDFDTHLQQLEEVFQHLKGAKLKPSKCELPQSQMRYIDDAVSAKGVFTDPEKMLLVQEWLIPKGLRELQGFLSMVGYYRQYITNFTATAWPLHRLTDKSEKWTWGKEK comes from the coding sequence atggatgacatcataAAGACCACTCCTGACTTTGACACCCATCTGCAGCAATTGGAGGAAGTGTTTCAGCATCTGAAGGGGGCCAAGCTGAAGCCCTCCAAATGTGAGCTGCCCCAGTCACAGATGCGTTACATAGATGATGCGGTTAGCGCGAAAGGTGTATTTACTGATCCAGAAAAAATGCTGCTGGTCCAAGAATGGCTGATTCCTAAAGGGCTCAGGGAGTTGCAAGGCTTCTTGAGTATGGTAGGCTACTACCGGCAGTATATAACTAACTTCACTGCCACAGCATGGCCTTTGCACCGGCTGACTGACAAGAGCGAGAAGTGGACCTGGGGCAAAGAAAAGTAG